One window from the genome of Perca flavescens isolate YP-PL-M2 chromosome 17, PFLA_1.0, whole genome shotgun sequence encodes:
- the LOC114572513 gene encoding delta-1-pyrroline-5-carboxylate synthase isoform X1 codes for MFARLALCTRLPSRIRQSNVCPVSIRSHSQVKFPRPHGKSFVHRSELKQAKRIVVKLGSAVVTRDECGLALGRLASIVEQVAMLQNQGREMMIVTSGAVAFGKQRLRHEILLSQSVRQALHSGQNQLKEMSVPVLEARACAAAGQSGLMALYEAMFTQYSTCTAQILVTNLDFHDEQKRRNLNSTLHELLRMNIVPIINTNDAVVPPPVPNSDLQGVNVISIKDNDSLAARLAVEMKADLLIALSDVEGLYDSPPGTDDAKLIDIFYPGDQQSITFGTKSRVGSGGMEAKVKAALWALQGGTSVVIANGTHPKVTGHVITDIVEGKKVGTFFSEVKPAGPTVEQQTEMARHAGRALASLDPEQRGEIICCLAELLTEKKDEILSANRRDMEFANSSGRLSQPMINRLSLSTAKLNSLAIGLRQLAVSSRDSVGRVLRRTRVANNLELEQITVPIGVLLVIFESRPDCLPQVAALAIASGNALLLKGGKEASNTNKILHQLTQEALSIHGVADAIQLVSTREEVEDLCRLDKLIDLIIPRGSSQLVRNIQRAAKGIPVLGHSEGICHVYIDNDASIDKAIDVVRDSKCDYPAACNAMETLLIHRDLLRTPIFDQVIDMLRTENVKIHAGPRFASYLTFSPSEVKSLRTEYGDLECCIEVVDSMQDAVDHIHKYGSSHTDVIITENEETAEQFLQQVDSACVFWNASSRFADGYRFGLGAEVGISTARIHARGPVGLEGLLTTKWVLRGEGHTAADFSEQGSMKYLHENIPVPQGSFS; via the exons ATGTTTGCCAGGCTGGCCTTGTGCACTCGCCTGCCATCCAGAATCAGACAGTCCAATGTCTGTCCAGTCTCCATCAGATCACATTCCCAAGTTAAAT TCCCACGTCCCCATGGAAAGTCTTTTGTCCACCGCAGTGAGTTAAAGCAGGCCAAGCGTATTGTAGTAAAGCTGGGAAGTGCTGTGGTGACACGCGACGAGTGCGGTCTGGCACTGGGACGACTGGCCTCGATAGTAGAGCAG GTGGCCATGCTGCAGAACCAAGGCAGGGAGATGATGATTGTAACCAGTGGTGCTGTGGCATTTGGGAAGCAGAGACTAAGACATGAGATCCTGCTGTCTCAAAGCGTCAGACAAGCCTTGCATTCTGGACAGAACCAACTCAAAGAAATG tccgTTCCAGTTTTGGAGGCGAGGGCCTGTGCAGCTGCTGGACAGAGCGGTCTGATGGCGTTGTATGAAGCTATGTTTACCCAGTACAGCACCTGCACTGCACAA ATTCTGGTCACCAATCTGGATTTTCATGATGAGCAGAAGCGTCGCAACCTGAACAGCACGCTCCATGAACTGCTGCGGATGAACATAGTCCCGATCATCAACACCAACGATGCTGTTGTTCCGCCCCCTGTTCCCAACAGTGATCTGCAGGGGGTAAAT GTAATAAGCATCAAAGATAATGACAGCTTGGCTGCACGGCTGGCTGTTGAAATGAAAGCAGACCTCCTTATCGCCCTATCTGATGTTgaag GCTTATACGACAGTCCCCCAGGAACAGATGATGCCAAGCTTATTGATATATTCTACCCTGGAGACCAGCAGTCAATCACGTTTGGCACAAAGTCCAGAGTCGGCAGTGGTGGCATGGAAGCCAAG GTGAAAGCCGCCCTTTGGGCACTACAGGGTGGGACGTCCGTTGTCATTGCCAACGGCACACATCCTAAAGTCACAGGCCACGTCATCACAGACATTGTGGAAGGGAAGAAAGTTGGCACCTTCTTCTCTGAGGTGAAACCTGCAG GTCCAACTGTGGAGCAGCAGACCGAGATGGCCCGGCATGCAGGCAGGGCTCTGGCCTCCCTGGACCCTGAACAG AGAGGGGAGATCATCTGCTGTCTTGCTGAGCTACTTACAGAGAAGAAAGATGAGATTCTCAGTGCCAACAGGAGAGACATGGAGTTTGCAAATTCATCAG GTCGTCTCTCCCAGCCTATGATCAACCGCCTGAGTCTGTCAACTGCTAAGCTGAACAGCCTTGCCATTGGCCTCCGTCAGCTTGCCGTGTCCTCCAGGGATAGCGTGGGTCGGGTGCTGAGGAGGACCAGGGTGGCCAACAACCTAGAGCTGGAACAGATTACTGTCCCCATCGGTGTGCTGCTGGTCATCTTTGAGTCCCGTCCTGATTGTCTCCCTCAG GTGGCTGCTCTGGCTATTGCCAGTGGAAATGCTTTGCTACTGAAGGGGGGTAAAGAAGCTTCCAACACCAATAAAATTCTACATCAACTCACTCAGGAAGCACTTTCCATTCATGGAGTGGCAGATGCCATTCAACTG GTGAGCACACGTGAAGAAGTGGAGGATCTGTGCAGGCTCGACAAGTTGATCGACCTGATCATTCCACGGGGCTCGTCCCAGCTGGTCCGGAACATCCAAAGGGCAGCTAAGGGTATTCCTGTGCTGGGCCACAGCGAGGGCATCTGTCACGTCTACATTGACAACGACGCCAGCATAGACAAAGCTATTGATGTTG TCAGAGACTCCAAATGTGACTACCCTGCAGCCTGCAATGCCATGGAGACCCTCCTCATTCACAGGGATCTGCTGCGAACTCCTATATTTGACCAGGTCATTGATATGCTGAGAACAGAAAAT GTGAAGATCCACGCAGGCCCCCGGTTTGCATCCTATTTAACTTTCAGCCCATCTGAGGTGAAGTCTCTGAGGACAGAGTATGGGGATCTAGAGTGCTGCATTGAGGTGGTAGACAGCATGCAGGATGCTGTGGACCACATCCACAAATATGGCAGCTCCCACACTGATGTCATTATTACAGAAAATGAAGAGACCGCTGAACAGTTTCTGCAGCAGGTGGACAGCGCCTGTGTATTCTGGAACGCCAGCTCTCGCTTTGCCGATGGCTACCGCTTTGGCCTAG GAGCGGAGGTTGGTATCAGTACAGCACGGATACACGCCAGAGGTCCAGTGGGTTTGGAGGGGCTTCTGACCACCAAATGGGTCCTTCGAGGAGAAGGACACACTGCGGCTGACTTCTCTGAGCAAGGCAGTATGAAATACCTTCATGAAAACATCCCTGTACCCCAGGGGAGCTTTAGTTAA
- the LOC114572513 gene encoding delta-1-pyrroline-5-carboxylate synthase isoform X2 codes for MFARLALCTRLPSRIRQSNVCPVSIRSHSQVKFPRPHGKSFVHRSELKQAKRIVVKLGSAVVTRDECGLALGRLASIVEQVAMLQNQGREMMIVTSGAVAFGKQRLRHEILLSQSVRQALHSGQNQLKEMSVPVLEARACAAAGQSGLMALYEAMFTQYSTCTAQILVTNLDFHDEQKRRNLNSTLHELLRMNIVPIINTNDAVVPPPVPNSDLQGVISIKDNDSLAARLAVEMKADLLIALSDVEGLYDSPPGTDDAKLIDIFYPGDQQSITFGTKSRVGSGGMEAKVKAALWALQGGTSVVIANGTHPKVTGHVITDIVEGKKVGTFFSEVKPAGPTVEQQTEMARHAGRALASLDPEQRGEIICCLAELLTEKKDEILSANRRDMEFANSSGRLSQPMINRLSLSTAKLNSLAIGLRQLAVSSRDSVGRVLRRTRVANNLELEQITVPIGVLLVIFESRPDCLPQVAALAIASGNALLLKGGKEASNTNKILHQLTQEALSIHGVADAIQLVSTREEVEDLCRLDKLIDLIIPRGSSQLVRNIQRAAKGIPVLGHSEGICHVYIDNDASIDKAIDVVRDSKCDYPAACNAMETLLIHRDLLRTPIFDQVIDMLRTENVKIHAGPRFASYLTFSPSEVKSLRTEYGDLECCIEVVDSMQDAVDHIHKYGSSHTDVIITENEETAEQFLQQVDSACVFWNASSRFADGYRFGLGAEVGISTARIHARGPVGLEGLLTTKWVLRGEGHTAADFSEQGSMKYLHENIPVPQGSFS; via the exons ATGTTTGCCAGGCTGGCCTTGTGCACTCGCCTGCCATCCAGAATCAGACAGTCCAATGTCTGTCCAGTCTCCATCAGATCACATTCCCAAGTTAAAT TCCCACGTCCCCATGGAAAGTCTTTTGTCCACCGCAGTGAGTTAAAGCAGGCCAAGCGTATTGTAGTAAAGCTGGGAAGTGCTGTGGTGACACGCGACGAGTGCGGTCTGGCACTGGGACGACTGGCCTCGATAGTAGAGCAG GTGGCCATGCTGCAGAACCAAGGCAGGGAGATGATGATTGTAACCAGTGGTGCTGTGGCATTTGGGAAGCAGAGACTAAGACATGAGATCCTGCTGTCTCAAAGCGTCAGACAAGCCTTGCATTCTGGACAGAACCAACTCAAAGAAATG tccgTTCCAGTTTTGGAGGCGAGGGCCTGTGCAGCTGCTGGACAGAGCGGTCTGATGGCGTTGTATGAAGCTATGTTTACCCAGTACAGCACCTGCACTGCACAA ATTCTGGTCACCAATCTGGATTTTCATGATGAGCAGAAGCGTCGCAACCTGAACAGCACGCTCCATGAACTGCTGCGGATGAACATAGTCCCGATCATCAACACCAACGATGCTGTTGTTCCGCCCCCTGTTCCCAACAGTGATCTGCAGGGG GTAATAAGCATCAAAGATAATGACAGCTTGGCTGCACGGCTGGCTGTTGAAATGAAAGCAGACCTCCTTATCGCCCTATCTGATGTTgaag GCTTATACGACAGTCCCCCAGGAACAGATGATGCCAAGCTTATTGATATATTCTACCCTGGAGACCAGCAGTCAATCACGTTTGGCACAAAGTCCAGAGTCGGCAGTGGTGGCATGGAAGCCAAG GTGAAAGCCGCCCTTTGGGCACTACAGGGTGGGACGTCCGTTGTCATTGCCAACGGCACACATCCTAAAGTCACAGGCCACGTCATCACAGACATTGTGGAAGGGAAGAAAGTTGGCACCTTCTTCTCTGAGGTGAAACCTGCAG GTCCAACTGTGGAGCAGCAGACCGAGATGGCCCGGCATGCAGGCAGGGCTCTGGCCTCCCTGGACCCTGAACAG AGAGGGGAGATCATCTGCTGTCTTGCTGAGCTACTTACAGAGAAGAAAGATGAGATTCTCAGTGCCAACAGGAGAGACATGGAGTTTGCAAATTCATCAG GTCGTCTCTCCCAGCCTATGATCAACCGCCTGAGTCTGTCAACTGCTAAGCTGAACAGCCTTGCCATTGGCCTCCGTCAGCTTGCCGTGTCCTCCAGGGATAGCGTGGGTCGGGTGCTGAGGAGGACCAGGGTGGCCAACAACCTAGAGCTGGAACAGATTACTGTCCCCATCGGTGTGCTGCTGGTCATCTTTGAGTCCCGTCCTGATTGTCTCCCTCAG GTGGCTGCTCTGGCTATTGCCAGTGGAAATGCTTTGCTACTGAAGGGGGGTAAAGAAGCTTCCAACACCAATAAAATTCTACATCAACTCACTCAGGAAGCACTTTCCATTCATGGAGTGGCAGATGCCATTCAACTG GTGAGCACACGTGAAGAAGTGGAGGATCTGTGCAGGCTCGACAAGTTGATCGACCTGATCATTCCACGGGGCTCGTCCCAGCTGGTCCGGAACATCCAAAGGGCAGCTAAGGGTATTCCTGTGCTGGGCCACAGCGAGGGCATCTGTCACGTCTACATTGACAACGACGCCAGCATAGACAAAGCTATTGATGTTG TCAGAGACTCCAAATGTGACTACCCTGCAGCCTGCAATGCCATGGAGACCCTCCTCATTCACAGGGATCTGCTGCGAACTCCTATATTTGACCAGGTCATTGATATGCTGAGAACAGAAAAT GTGAAGATCCACGCAGGCCCCCGGTTTGCATCCTATTTAACTTTCAGCCCATCTGAGGTGAAGTCTCTGAGGACAGAGTATGGGGATCTAGAGTGCTGCATTGAGGTGGTAGACAGCATGCAGGATGCTGTGGACCACATCCACAAATATGGCAGCTCCCACACTGATGTCATTATTACAGAAAATGAAGAGACCGCTGAACAGTTTCTGCAGCAGGTGGACAGCGCCTGTGTATTCTGGAACGCCAGCTCTCGCTTTGCCGATGGCTACCGCTTTGGCCTAG GAGCGGAGGTTGGTATCAGTACAGCACGGATACACGCCAGAGGTCCAGTGGGTTTGGAGGGGCTTCTGACCACCAAATGGGTCCTTCGAGGAGAAGGACACACTGCGGCTGACTTCTCTGAGCAAGGCAGTATGAAATACCTTCATGAAAACATCCCTGTACCCCAGGGGAGCTTTAGTTAA